From the genome of Athalia rosae chromosome 3, iyAthRosa1.1, whole genome shotgun sequence:
CTCCATATTTGACCTGGATCAACGTACACAGTAATTATTATCCATTTACTATAGGTATTAAAACATCGTTCATAATTACCGTGATCAACGAGTTGGGTGCATCTTTAATGATATCAGGTTTGATTTGAGCAGCTTCAAATTCGCTTGCCACGTTTGCAGCCACAAATCCAATTATACACAGAAAAACCACTGCaaaatgtacgaaaaaattatatctatgATTAGGAAATAGATGTTATCTCTCTTTGCTTCTATTATCGTCCGAATATGGTATCTGCTTGTCATACCTGAATGTAGGACCTTCATTTTCTCTGTCTTGTTGCGACTTACAATCCAACCTGTTTAGAGAAACTGTGCGGTATGACGACCTCAGTCAAAACTTTCCAGCCTTTATTTGACCCCCCTACTTTAGAGCACTTCACCTGTAACTACATTCCCCACTACTGTCATCGCTAAtggcgaataattaattctccATGTACAGAAATGAGTTAGATAAATCATGTGGATAAGTATCTTGTCAATTTACTATTAGAAGTTCTGGGGTTGTCAAATAGATTGAGGAGATTGCATACAAACTTCTGAAGCTATTTTCATTATGATGAAATGTACATATCATTAAACTATTATGTTATGTTGTTACTTCACCCGGACAAGGCTGATCAAATGTTACTGTGGCATCTCCCAGTCCTTCAATTGCAATGTATTCAAATAGTGGTAATGAGAGCTGAATTTCTGGTATCTATACCATAAAATCCAAGCAGTATGTGACTCTAATTGTTCAAATTCTGCATTTGCTTGAGCATCTGTCGATATTCTTTGAAGAATCCTTCATTTCCCAAAAtccaacaaaacaaaaaaaaaaagtttcatgcAGCCTTTGCATTACTAAAAGTGAACAAAACATAAGCTCATCCATATGTATATGACCTGTATATGTATGTCAGTAAAGAAGCTCAATGCCAACTTCGGTATAATTGTAGAACTTGTGTAAAATGTCATATCCAGTTAATCACACAGTCTCAAGTCGAACTGATAACAATGCATATCTTGCTAATGATTGATGAATCTATGAATTATCTATTTCGCATCATCCCATAGCGGCTTATGCAACATCTAATTTTGTGATCATTTTCAATACTAGTTGATCAGTATCATAATAACTTGCATCTGAGAAACCGGAAGAGGTACTCTGTCACAACTTGTTAGTCTGATCTCTAATTCATTTGATTAAAGATACCTCATTAAACTAAAAATTAACTAGCTAGCATTGAAAGGTGATCTGGAAAAAGTTATAGGATGTctgcatacatatttatagaaatatttattggaatataaattttacttCATACAATGTGACTGAAGAGCTGCATTACATAAGAATAATTCGGCGTAATGCAAATAAACTTTCAAATGCAACATTAAATTCAAACCATTATTCTCCAAGCTGCTTATACAGCAGAGGCACGTAGTCGTCGTACTTAGCTTGGTACATATTTCCAGCAACAGGATCTCCTAGGTCGTATTTAGCGGCAAACTTACGGATGGAAAATAGCCCACGGTTCTCTGCACTTCGGTTGGTCAAACGTGGCTCGTCGAAGTTAATTCTACCATTTTGTTTGTAGACTAAGAAAACGTAGCGATGAAGTCCAGTGTCTTTTGGCGGGCCAGATCCAACGTACTCCGAAAGAACGTCTCCCTTTGAAACATCGTCACCAGGAATGTTTCCCACTAGCCAGTGGTGCCATTCTCTAAACGTTGGAGTCTCGCGACTAGGTGCATCTGGATCTGTAATGATAAGGTAAATTTGGTGATGCTCAAGCATTCCATGTTCATTTATATCAGATGTGATCAAATAATACAATACCACTCATAGCCAGAGTGTAGAAAGTAGCTGGGTCCGCATTCCATTTGACGGCCGGCTGATCCTTCACCTGTGTCGGGGTGAATTCTTGCCCAATTTTCACACTCAGATTTCCAGGGTAGGTGACGTCGACTAGCGAAGCAGGTATCTTGTCAACCACATCAGGGATGACGCCGTGTTGTTTCAATGCTTCTGTCATCGTTGAAGAGAAGATTCTGGGTGTGTGTTTCAAAGTTCTTGCAGAAAGTAGCGATGCTGCAACGTGTAAGAAGTGAGCTAACGAAAAAGTTGAGCTTGGCTTATTGCTCTAGACTGGATGTATCAGGCGTTAAGTGGCGGCATGATAACCTTGAGTCGGCTATCAAGCGAGCAAATCTATTAAGTAATTAGAtatatttttgcaaaaataataCGTCTCCGGCCTGAGTATCGATCGCTTTTCAGTGACGTTTTATATTTACTTGCTCTAAGTAAGACCCTTGACATGATGTTTTTAACGTATAATTACCGGTGttgaatcaatgaaaaaatgtactGAATCC
Proteins encoded in this window:
- the LOC105691837 gene encoding protein D2-like isoform X2 codes for the protein MSRVLLRATSLLSARTLKHTPRIFSSTMTEALKQHGVIPDVVDKIPASLVDVTYPGNLSVKIGQEFTPTQVKDQPAVKWNADPATFYTLAMSDPDAPSRETPTFREWHHWLVGNIPGDDVSKGDVLSEYVGSGPPKDTGLHRYVFLVYKQNGRINFDEPRLTNRSAENRGLFSIRKFAAKYDLGDPVAGNMYQAKYDDYVPLLYKQLGE
- the LOC105691837 gene encoding protein D2-like isoform X1; the encoded protein is MSRVLLRATHFLHVAASLLSARTLKHTPRIFSSTMTEALKQHGVIPDVVDKIPASLVDVTYPGNLSVKIGQEFTPTQVKDQPAVKWNADPATFYTLAMSDPDAPSRETPTFREWHHWLVGNIPGDDVSKGDVLSEYVGSGPPKDTGLHRYVFLVYKQNGRINFDEPRLTNRSAENRGLFSIRKFAAKYDLGDPVAGNMYQAKYDDYVPLLYKQLGE
- the LOC105691837 gene encoding protein D2-like isoform X3 — its product is MTEALKQHGVIPDVVDKIPASLVDVTYPGNLSVKIGQEFTPTQVKDQPAVKWNADPATFYTLAMSDPDAPSRETPTFREWHHWLVGNIPGDDVSKGDVLSEYVGSGPPKDTGLHRYVFLVYKQNGRINFDEPRLTNRSAENRGLFSIRKFAAKYDLGDPVAGNMYQAKYDDYVPLLYKQLGE